One stretch of Streptomyces agglomeratus DNA includes these proteins:
- a CDS encoding nuclear transport factor 2 family protein produces MTQRVELATVMDSLAIDAVITGYAVAVDDANWSGYRALFTPGGRADYRTAGGIEGPAAEVAGWLAETMRLFPVRQHLIVNRRLRLDRLDGNAGDRAALQADYLNPMRLETVPDDIEADDTTADGAASGDGSRQPTEPNFFSGGRYAFGLMRTEDGWRISSVVVREKWRRTTL; encoded by the coding sequence ATGACGCAGCGTGTGGAGCTCGCGACCGTAATGGACAGCCTGGCCATCGACGCGGTGATCACCGGATACGCGGTGGCCGTGGACGACGCCAACTGGTCCGGCTACCGGGCCCTGTTCACCCCCGGAGGCCGGGCCGACTACCGCACCGCGGGTGGCATCGAGGGGCCGGCCGCCGAAGTCGCGGGCTGGCTGGCGGAGACGATGCGGCTCTTTCCCGTACGCCAGCACCTCATCGTCAACCGGCGGCTGCGGCTCGATCGCCTCGACGGCAACGCTGGGGACCGCGCGGCGCTCCAGGCCGACTACCTGAATCCGATGCGGCTCGAAACCGTGCCCGACGACATCGAGGCCGACGACACCACGGCCGACGGCGCCGCGTCCGGCGACGGCTCGCGGCAGCCGACGGAGCCCAACTTCTTCTCGGGCGGACGCTACGCCTTCGGCCTGATGCGTACGGAGGACGGCTGGCGCATCAGCTCGGTGGTCGTACGGGAGAAGTGGCGGCGCACCACGCTCTGA